The Enterobacter oligotrophicus sequence ATGTACGATCAATGCTCATAGTGTTGTCCTCATCGAGGGTTCGCGGCGTTTGCGCCTGACATCATCATTAGTTGAATATTTATCGGCAGTCGCCGCGAAATCTTTAAAAAGATTATAGGTTAATCAGAATATTCCCATCAGTATCGACGGTTCCGCTAACCACCTGGCCTGAAGACATCCTGACTCGGGCATTTTGTGCCACGGCGGCATTGTTTAATGCCTTCCCTTCGCTGTTGATGCTAAAGCCGTCTCCGCTGGCGACGACCATCACCTGTTGCCCCGCTTTTACCCGCCATGCCTGACGCAGCATAGAGAGCTGTATCGGCTGGCCTGGTGCCACATCCCGCAGGCTAATGGCGTCCTGGGCCTGGTTAATGTCGAGCATGGTGCGAGGCGGCAACTGGTCCAGGCGGCCACGTTTTAACGTAACGCTGTTCGCCTGCAGTTGGCTTCCTCTGACGATCGGCTGGGCGGCGACAACATAATTGCCTGTCGCCTGAACGGCAACCTGCAAATAGCGTTTTTCGCCAGGACAACGCGCCAGCACATTCACATTACCCCACAGTTTAGCACTGCCGGTCACGCTGAATGAGGGCTGTTCACAGGATGGAAAAAGATTGGGGGGCGTTCGCACGGTAACGCTGACCTCATCGCTAAAGCCTGCCAACTGCTGAGCAAAAAAGGCGGTTAACTGCCCCTGTAACCCTTCAGCCTGCACCAGAGGGCTTAAAAGCAATAAGGTTGCCGCAAGGGCACTTTTTAACGTCCGCATCGCAAGTTCCACCGTTTTCAGAATTGGGACGATTCTACCCGCAGTGGTTTTGCATCAACGCAATAAATAGCGACGCATTTTGCGCTTATTCCGTCGATAAGGCTGACGGGTTGAGATTTAAGCTGTGAACTGAAATTTTCCCATTAGCGGAGGAGACATGCTCGATAAACTCGATGCCGCGTTACGTTTTCAGCAGGAAGCGCTCAATTTACGCGCCCAGCGGCAGGAGATTTTAGCCGCCAATATCGCTAACGCGGATACCCCTGGGTATCAGGCGCGCGATATTGATTTTTCCAGTGAACTTAAAAAAGTGATGGAGCGTGGACGTGCCGAAGGAACAGGTGTCGCACTTGCACTGACATCCTCACGCCACATTCCCGCTCAGGCGATGACCGCGCCGACGACCGATTTGCTTTACCGCATCCCTGACCAGCCCTCTCTTGATGGTAACACCGTCGATATGGATCGGGAACGTACACAGTTTGCCGATAACAGCCTGCAGTACCAGACGGGCCTGACGCTACTCGGTGGACAGATTAAAGGCATGATGACCGTCCTTCAGGGGGGCAACTAATCCATGGCTTTGCTGAATATTTTTGATATTGCCGGTTCAGCGTTAACCGCGCAGTCACAGCGTCTGAACGTGGCGGCCAGTAACCTCGCCAACGCCGACAGCGTGACCGGTCCAGACGGGCAGCCTTATCGTGCGAAACAGGTCGTCTTTCAGGTGAATGCTGCGCCGGGTGCGGCAACGGGCGGCGTGAAGGTCTCCGACGTGGTAGAGAGCCAGGCACCGGACAAACTGGTGTATGAGCCCGGCAACCCGCTCGCGGATGCCAGTGGTTACGTGAAAATGCCTAACGTGGATGTGGTGGGTGAAATGGTGAACTCCATGTCTGCCTCACGCAGTTACCAGGCAAACGTCGAAGTGCTTAACACCGTGAAGAGCATGATGCTCAAAACACTCACTCTCGGCCAGTAAAGGAGACACGCATGTCCATCGCCGTAAACGTGAATGATACGACCAATTCGGGCGTAACGAGTACCAGTTCAGGGAGTTCCAGCTCTCTGACGGGAAGCAGTGCCTCTGATCTGCAAAGCAGCTTTCTGACGCTGCTGGTGGCTCAGTTGAAGAACCAGGACCCGACCAACCCAATGCAAAACAACGAACTGACCACGCAGCTTGCGCAGATCAGCACCGTTAGCGGCATTGAGAAGCTCAATACCACCCTCGGCTCTGTCTCTGGCCAAATCGACAATAGCCAGTCTCTGCAGGCTGCCAACCTGATTGGTCACGGGGTGATGATCCCAGGGACCACGATCCTTGCGGGCAGCAGCACGACCGATGGCACAACCACGACGTCCACTACACCATTTGGCGTTGAGTTGCAGCAGGCGGCGGATAAGGTAACCGCGACGATCACCGATGCCTCCGGTGCGGTGGTCCGAACCATTGATATCGGCAAGCTGGACGCGGGCGTTCATACCTTTACCTGGGATGGCAGCATGACGGACGGCACCACGGCACCAAACGGTTCCTACAAAGTGGCTATCAGCGCCAGCAGTGGCACCACGCAGCTGGTGGCTCAGCCGCTCCAGTTCGCGCTGGTTCAGGGCGTGATTAAAGGTAGCGACGGCAACAAACTGGATTTGGGTACTTCTGGTACCACCACACTCGACGAAGTTCGGCAGATTATCTAAGCCTTAACACTTATCAGGAGTAAGTCATGGCCTTTTCTCAAGCGGTCAGCGGCCTGAATGCTGCAGCCACCAACCTGGATGTCATTGGCAACAACATCGCCAACTCCGCGACCTATGGTTTTAAATCCGGTACGGCGTCTTTTGCAGACATGTTTGCCGGTTCCAAAGTAGGCCTGGGCGTTAAAGTCGCAGGTATCACTCAGGATTTCACCGACGGCACCACAACTAACACCGGTCGTGGCCTGGACGTTGCCATTAGCCAGAACGGGTTCTTCCGTATGGTTGATTCCAACGGTTCCGTGTTCTACAGCCGTAACGGTCAGTTCAAGCTGGACGAGAACCGTACGCTGGTCAACATGCAGGGGATGCAGTTAACCGGTTATCCGGTGGCGGGGACACCACCTACCGTACAGACCGGTGCGAACCCTCAGGCGATCACCATCCCTAACACCCTGATGGCGGCGAAGTCGACCACCACCGCAACGCAACAGATTAACCTGAACTCCACGGATGATATCCAGACTGCGGCTTTCGATGCGACGAACCAGGATACCTACAATAAAAAAGGTACCGTAACGGTATTCGACAGCCAGGGTAACGCCCATAACATGTATGTCTACTATGTCAAAACAGCAGACAACAAATGGGATCTCTACACCCAGGACGGTAGCGTTGCGAACGGCCCGGTGACCAAAGCGGCACAGATGAGCTTTGATGAAAACGGTAACCTTGATGGTGTGTATAACTACGATGCGGCGGGTGTTGTACTGAGCGGAACCCCGAACGCTACGCCGGCTATCAACATCACCACGGAATCCGTCAGCGGTGCAACCCCTGCGACATTCTCCCTGAGCTTCCAGAACTCCATGCAGCAGAACACCGGCACGAACAGCGTGGTGAACACCACCCAGAACGGCTACAAGCCGGGCGATCTGGTGAGCTACCAGATCAACGACGACGGTACTGTTGTGGGTAACTACTCCAACGAACAGACACAGGTTCTGGGCCAAATCGTGCTGGCAAACTTCGCCAACAACGAAGGCCTGAAATCTGAAGGCGATAACGTCTGGTCTGCCACGCAGTCTTCCGGCGTTGCGCTGCTGGGTACGGCGGGGACCGGTAACTTCGGTACGCTGACCAACGGTGCGCTTGAAGCCTCTAACGTTGATCTGAGTAAAGAACTGGTGAACATGATCGTGGCGCAACGTAACTATCAGTCGAACGCGCAGACCATCAAAACTCAGGATCAGATCCTCAACACGCTGGTTAACCTGCGTTAAGCGGCTGACGGGAAAGCGCAATGGATCACGCAATATATACGGCGATGGGCGCGGCAAGCCAGACGCTCAATCAGCAGGCCGTTACCGCCAGCAACCTGGCGAACGCCTCAACGCCAGGTTTTCGTGCGCAGCTCAACGCGCTGCGTGCGGTGCCGGTGGAAGGACTTTCGCTGCCAACGCGCACGCTGGTCACCGCCTCCACGCCGGGTGCCGACATGACGCCCGGCCAGATGGATTATACCTCGCGTCCGCTGGACGTTGCCCTCCAGCAGGACGGCTGGCTGGCGGTGCAAACCGCAGACGGCCG is a genomic window containing:
- the flgA gene encoding flagellar basal body P-ring formation chaperone FlgA — its product is MRTLKSALAATLLLLSPLVQAEGLQGQLTAFFAQQLAGFSDEVSVTVRTPPNLFPSCEQPSFSVTGSAKLWGNVNVLARCPGEKRYLQVAVQATGNYVVAAQPIVRGSQLQANSVTLKRGRLDQLPPRTMLDINQAQDAISLRDVAPGQPIQLSMLRQAWRVKAGQQVMVVASGDGFSINSEGKALNNAAVAQNARVRMSSGQVVSGTVDTDGNILINL
- the flgB gene encoding flagellar basal body rod protein FlgB, yielding MLDKLDAALRFQQEALNLRAQRQEILAANIANADTPGYQARDIDFSSELKKVMERGRAEGTGVALALTSSRHIPAQAMTAPTTDLLYRIPDQPSLDGNTVDMDRERTQFADNSLQYQTGLTLLGGQIKGMMTVLQGGN
- the flgC gene encoding flagellar basal body rod protein FlgC, whose product is MALLNIFDIAGSALTAQSQRLNVAASNLANADSVTGPDGQPYRAKQVVFQVNAAPGAATGGVKVSDVVESQAPDKLVYEPGNPLADASGYVKMPNVDVVGEMVNSMSASRSYQANVEVLNTVKSMMLKTLTLGQ
- the flgD gene encoding flagellar hook assembly protein FlgD, translating into MSIAVNVNDTTNSGVTSTSSGSSSSLTGSSASDLQSSFLTLLVAQLKNQDPTNPMQNNELTTQLAQISTVSGIEKLNTTLGSVSGQIDNSQSLQAANLIGHGVMIPGTTILAGSSTTDGTTTTSTTPFGVELQQAADKVTATITDASGAVVRTIDIGKLDAGVHTFTWDGSMTDGTTAPNGSYKVAISASSGTTQLVAQPLQFALVQGVIKGSDGNKLDLGTSGTTTLDEVRQII
- the flgE gene encoding flagellar hook protein FlgE gives rise to the protein MAFSQAVSGLNAAATNLDVIGNNIANSATYGFKSGTASFADMFAGSKVGLGVKVAGITQDFTDGTTTNTGRGLDVAISQNGFFRMVDSNGSVFYSRNGQFKLDENRTLVNMQGMQLTGYPVAGTPPTVQTGANPQAITIPNTLMAAKSTTTATQQINLNSTDDIQTAAFDATNQDTYNKKGTVTVFDSQGNAHNMYVYYVKTADNKWDLYTQDGSVANGPVTKAAQMSFDENGNLDGVYNYDAAGVVLSGTPNATPAINITTESVSGATPATFSLSFQNSMQQNTGTNSVVNTTQNGYKPGDLVSYQINDDGTVVGNYSNEQTQVLGQIVLANFANNEGLKSEGDNVWSATQSSGVALLGTAGTGNFGTLTNGALEASNVDLSKELVNMIVAQRNYQSNAQTIKTQDQILNTLVNLR